A window from Plasmodium relictum strain SGS1 genome assembly, chromosome: 7 encodes these proteins:
- the CuTP gene encoding copper-transporting ATPase, putative encodes MAQNKLLINRINKNIKNKIRKLNIEGINKITFIHNSASISYDDCVIDKNIIIEKIKDLDINGYFEEDENEYINNRFTSNEKLTSLSFYSNNKDINEHINDERKRKITYEESKMNICEINNNNNLNNVKNNKEKNDNNNNVNASNDKISANSDNTCMKDCTRDSGVSIYKKEKLIFSSNYNLDETKDNKNEDNKNEDNKNEDNKNEDNKNKENKNEHNKNGYLNCKINENKESNEKCCNSKKNRDDKIIKNTYDHTINYSEIPFQRYNENVTNEEKKKVKKKNNKIMNLLTHFKKKKEEKNIYENNVYINIDRRNLLSTNKRNNVFYDYENYKDGMNIYVCELKIYNMTCDNCGNKIINFLKNKNFIIEGSSFATENKIKLKIDMSENKLHGCNIRNYVNKIMTEIKDSGFNNDLLDIYKDDNNNCSLFEITLYVYRDDVIKSYELLKDLKGIKNVEYDVKKEYIYILYNPEIIGIRYILEELKKKKNIDAYYDEDKERYFKSTKNNEKNNRWKLIELICCFFLSIIIIILNNYQMNMGFMNKFYSDININNYASNESLSMNLIKNNVIHNLKNNVFNESITKSNNHLNNESKSKDYYTYKKDEESINYETNYDPINKIGKTHTPGYNIKNNFTSFNNVRNMKHDLHKNDVYDSKKGSILNYKNNNETSKFNNIDNSKNVDTSFSEVIIPNDSEIHDTNNFKTKNLNNFTKGNNNSKNPKNDDDTSFIKIDSSNDSGINDTDSLKITNSDNFKKDFDDSHNLEYKNTDNLKNCNSYFNETIVSDMEHKNPETNKNINEVDKKKKNKYLTENSHNQKELKRDNSDFEKTQNNTNKRNKLKKILNIFMYSPLHNLIIHSFNIKLDTKILPSLTIRLLLIFLLSSIVYIYYGFNFVLNGYKNLKNKIINMNVLISISSSFSYFYSLFLLLFCIIFSIDADRIPLYFDSSALLICIMKFGSEIENFLVSFTKKKIENLYESKTKHVYILEKNKDEEKKSQKELTKCFSSSLEIRKNNISNNDNNNIYNVNETYSNNRVKNAINNNNSGSNNNNSLKEDITNTFSNNKLIISSNDCNSEGKKDLFFSYYIKRNIEINKILYEDKNINLNDYIINSYPIQFIQKNDVLVFYEGMTLLIDGIKINNEISGVDESMISGEKKLIKKYKGDKVYAGSKCVEGIIILYIDDISKGNYIEYVKKLLDDINCKKTDLQLYADKVASIFIPAIILLCFIVFFIWFFLTFFNYVDIGKGNYFKLNKFFSCVLFSIHFSLSILCVACPCAVGLASPLSIAISSYICSNIGIIIKNINIFEIFLQCNHFIFDKTGTLTVGKPVVNKIYISNNIDIFIDQLLKNFTNNNILVNFTDNISPNDIAYISRDENNFYNICEQDENNIYNNTVTMNNCNNNNYNVYDKRSNNLYDFNFTSEKLKQSSFSHDDYSNGVVMEDSYVINKNFDSFYKNKEMKKKEKKREKENSNTLNFIESFSCFNKDITFYSFTTKKEYFKIEIKELKKKKGNKIDQYSLSKQKTHHFKGEKSILNNLTSFITEKTKKKKYKKILDNSLKENFINYSENCYSNDDSYYSETRNYYNCTNVCNYNKINNNRSYGDTNITNNNDHNIKSDISNGNEYFKNNIHLDDKNNLKEKINNWLYLFLSLSLNIEKYSNHLFAESINTFINKNFHIKEKFQVYNLINERNQGINCVINDLSITIGTLFYCYTKYKNTFCTKPEVEQEKLNVKNMEKYLYSCDCNVHKTYQFLYNYSNSKKNEGNNIIFMCIEGIIIGFFTLVDSIKPEVFDLIKYLKKKKKKVYVCTGDNYMNALYISKILGISKENISSNTLPLEKVHFVKKIRSLNDGKVCMIGDGINDCFALKSADLGLSLSTRSNVVMDSADGCIVDNNISVIMKLFEISRKTLLVIKFNFLFSFFVNIFFILLASGAFYSLNYIFSPFLFTFLMFCSSVIVILSSLSLKLFLRNV; translated from the exons ATGGCTCAAaacaaattattaattaacagaattaacaaaaatataaagaataaaatacgAAAACTAAATATAGAAGGGATAAATAAGATTACTTTTATACATAATTCTGCTTCTATTTCTTATGATGATTGTgttattgataaaaatataataatagaaaaaataaaagatctTGATATTAATGGATATTTTGAAGAAGATGAAAACGagtatattaataatagatTTACCagtaatgaaaaattaacttCTTTGAgtttttattcaaataataaagatatcaATGAACATATAAATgatgaaagaaaaagaaaaataacaTATGAAGAAtcaaaaatgaatatatgtgaaatcaataataataataacttaaataatgttaagaataataaagaaaaaaatgataataataataatgtaaatgcatcaaatgataaaattagTGCAAATTCTGATAATACATGTATGAAGGATTGTACTAGGGATAGTGGTGTTagcatatataaaaaagagaaattaatttttagttcaaattataatttagatGAAACTaaggataataaaaatgaggataataaaaatgaggataataaaaatgaggataataaaaatgaggataataaaaataaggaaaataaaaatgagcataataaaaatggatatttaaattgtaaaataaatgaaaataaagaaagtaatgaaaaatgttgtaatagtaaaaaaaatagagatgataaaataattaaaaatacatatgaTCATACAATAAATTATTCTGAAATTCCTTTTCAAagatataatgaaaatgtgactaatgaagaaaaaaaaaaagtaaaaaaaaaaaataataaaattatgaatttattaactcattttaaaaaaaaaaaggaagaaaaaaatatatatgaaaataatgtttatataaatatagataGAAGGAATTTATTATCAACTAATAAGAGAAACAATGTTTTTTATGATTacgaaaattataaagatggaatgaatatatatgtatgtgaattaaaaatatacaatatGACTTGTGATAATTGTGGgaacaaaattataaattttttaaaaaataaaaattttattatagagGGTAGCAGTTTTGCtacagaaaataaaataaaattaaaaattgatatgtctgaaaataaattacatGGTTGCAATATTAGAAATTATgtgaataaaataatgacAGAAATAAAGGACAGTGGTTTTAATAATGATTTATtggatatatataaagatgataataataattgtagtctttttgaaataactttatatgtTTACAGAGATGATGTAATAAAATCatatgaattattaaaagatttaaaaggaataaaaaatgtagaaTATGatgtaaaaaaagaatacatttatattttatataatcctGAAATAATTGGAATAAGATATATACTAGaagaactaaaaaaaaaaaagaatattgaTGCATATTATGATGAAGATAAAGAAAGGTATTTTAAGTCTACGAAaaacaatgaaaaaaataatagatgGAAATTGATAGAATTAATTTGTTGCTTTTTTTTGagcattattattatcatattaAACAATTATCAGATGAATATGGGATTtatgaataaattttattctgatataaatattaataactaCGCTTCCAATGAATCATTAAGTatgaatttaattaaaaacaatgTGATTCacaatttgaaaaataatgtttttaATGAATCAATAACAAAAAGTAATAATCATTTGAATAACGAAAGTAAAAGTAAAGATTATTAtacttataaaaaagatgaagaaTCAATTAATTATGAAACAAATTATGAtcctataaataaaattggtAAAACGCATACTCCTggttataatataaaaaacaattttacTAGTTTTAATAATGTTCGTAATATGAAACAtgatttacataaaaatgaTGTTTATGATAGCAAAAAAGGAAGTATTTTGaattataagaataataatgaaacttccaaatttaataatatagataATTCTAAAAATGTTGATACAAGCTTTAGTGAAGTAATAATCCCTAATGATTCTGAAATTCatgatacaaataattttaaaacaaaaaatttaaataatttcacAAAAggtaataataattcaaaaaaccCTAAAAATGATGATGATACAAGTTTTATTAAGATCGATAGCTCAAATGATTCTGGAATTAATGATACGGATagtttaaaaataacaaattcggataattttaaaaaggaTTTTGATGATTCACACAATctagaatataaaaatacagataatttaaaaaattgcaattcatattttaatgaaactATAGTTTCAGATATGGAGCACAAAAATCCtgaaacaaataaaaatataaatgaagtggataagaaaaaaaaaaacaaatatttgaCCGAAAATTCTCATAATCAAAAAGAGCTAAAAAGGGATAATAGTGATTTTGAGAAAACACAAAATAACACtaataaaagaaacaaattaaaaaaaatattaaatatctTTATGTACAGTCCATtacataatttaattattcattcatttaatataaaattagatACCAAGATATTACCAAGTTTGACTATaagattattattaatttttcttttaagttctattgtttatatttattatggtttcaattttgttttaaatggatataaaaatttaaagaataaaataattaatatgaaTGTTTTAATTTCTATAAGTTCCtctttttcttatttctATTCACTTTTTCTGTTATTGttttgtataattttttcaattgACGCAGATAGAATTCCATTATATTTTGATTCATCTGCATTATTAATATGTATAATGAAATTTGGTTCTGAAATTGAGAATTTTCTAGTTAGttttacaaaaaagaaaattgaaaatttgTATGAAAGCAAAACAAAGCATGTATATATTTTGGAGAAGAAtaaagatgaagaaaaaaaaagccAAAAGGAACTAACTAAGTGTTTCAGTTCATCATTAGAAATTAGAAAGaataatatttctaataatgataataataatatttataacgTTAATGAAACATATAGTAATAATCGTGTTAAAAATgctattaataataataatagtggtagtaataacaataattcTCTTAAAGAAGATATAACAAATACTTTTTCTAACAATAAATTAATCATTTCAAGTAACGATTGTAATAGTGAAGGTAAAAAAGATTTATTCTTTAGTTATTATATAAAGagaaatatagaaataaataagatACTCTATGAggataaaaacataaatttaaatgattatataataaatagcTATCCAATTcaatttattcaaaaaaatgaTGTTTTAGTATTTTATGAAGGAATGACTTTGTTAATTGAtggaataaaaattaataatgaaatttcaGGTGTTGATGAAAGTATGATAAGTGGtgaaaagaaattaattaaaaaatataaagggGATAAAGTATATGCTGGTTCAAAATGTGTTGAgggaataattattttatatattgatGATATATCAAAAGGAAACTATATAGAATATGTTAAGAAGTTGTTAGATGATATAAATTGTAAGAAAACTGATTTACAATTATATGCAGATAAAGTTGCTAGTATATTTATACCAGCAATAATACTATTATGctttattgtattttttatatggttttttttaactttttttaattatgtaGATATAGGAAAAGGGAATTACTTTAAATTAAACAAATTCTTTTCTTGTGTTCTTTTTTctattcatttttctttatctatTTTATGTGTTGCATGCCCTTGTGCAGTCGGATTAGCTAGCCCCTTATCAATAGCTATCAGTTCTTATATATGTAGTAATATTGgcattattataaaaaatataaatatttttgaaatatttttgcaATGTaaccattttatttttgataaaacTGGCACCTTAACAGTTGGTAAGCCAgttgtaaataaaatatatatttctaataatatagatatttttattgatcaattattaaaaaattttactaaTAACAATATTTTAGTCAATTTTACTGATAATATAAGCCCTAATGATATAGCATACATTTCAAGGGATGaaaataacttttataaCATATGTGAACaggatgaaaataatatctaCAACAACACAGTTACTATGAATaattgtaataataataattataatgtaTATGATAAAAGAAGCAATAATCTTtatgattttaattttacttcTGAGAAATTAAAACAGAGTAGCTTTTCACATGATGATTATTCTAATGGTGTTGTAATGGAAGATAGTTATGtaataaataagaattttGATAGTTTTTACAAAAacaaagaaatgaaaaaaaaagaaaaaaaaagagagaaGGAAAACAGTAATACTTTGAATTTTATAGAAAGTTTTAGTTGTTTCAATAAAGATATTacattttattcttttactacaaaaaaagaatattttaaaattgaaataaaagaattaaaaaagaaaaaaggaaataaaataGATCAATACTCTCTGAGTAAACAAAAAACTCATCACTTTAAAGGAGAAAAatctattttaaataatttaacatcatttataactgaaaaaacaaaaaaaaaaaaatataaaaaaatattagataaCTCATTGAAGgagaattttataaattattctgAGAATTGTTATTCTAATGATGACTCATATTATAGTGAAACAAGGAATTATTATAACTGTACAAATGTATGTAACTACAATAAAATTAACAATAATAGAAGTTATGGAGATACAAATATcactaataataatgatcATAACATAAAAAGCGACATATCTAATggaaatgaatattttaaaaataacattcacttagatgataaaaataatcttaaggaaaaaattaataattggttatacttatttttaagtTTGAGtttaaatattgaaaaatatagTAATCATTTATTTGCTGAATCtataaatacatttataaataaaaattttcatataaaagaaaaatttcaagtatataatttaataaatgaaaggAATCAGGGAATAAATTGTGTAATAAATGATTTATCAATAACGATTGGTACATTATTTTACTGttatacaaaatataaaaatactttttgcACTAAACCAGAAGTGGAACAAGAAAAactaaatgtaaaaaatatggaaaaatatttatactcTTGTGATTGTAATGTTCACAAAACGTATcagtttttatataattattctaatagtaaaaaaaatgaaggaaataatattatttttatgtgtATAGAAGGTATAATAATTGGTTTCTTTACCTTAGTTGATAGTATAAAACCAGAAGtgtttgacttaataaaatatttaaaaaaaaaaaagaaaaaagtatatgTATGCACAGGAGATAATTATATGAATGCTctttatatttcaaaaattttgGGAATATcgaaagaaaatatttcttcCAACACTTTACCATTAGAAAAAGTtcattttgtaaaaaaaataagatcaTTAAATGATg GAAAAGTTTGTATGATTGGGGATGGAATAAATGATTGTTTTGCACTTAAAAGTGCTGATTTAGGTTTGTCATTAAGTACTAGATCAAATGTTGTTATGGATAGTGCGGATGGTTGTATTgttgataataatataagtgttataatgaaattatttgaaataaGTAGAAAAACATTGCtagtaataaaatttaattttctgTTTTCTTTCTTTGTCaacatcttttttattttattggcAAGTGGAGCTTTTTATTccttaaattatattttttcaccATTTCTTTTTACATTCTTAATGTTTTGTAGTTCAGTTATTGTCATTTTATCTTCTTTATCTCTAAAATt GTTTTTAAGGAACGTTTAA
- the RPA1 gene encoding replication protein A1, small fragment, putative encodes MSENDLLFRISQITTYVSKWIIKAKVVNKTKLSTFKNNNSFFSIDITDVHGDSISCKFWGSSADKWFNNIELKKVYIFSKGRVSIANPKYNTVKHKYELTFNEDSEIHEVKDDGEIKIQKKISLVNLRDIKIATKETPFTADLIGIVKHIGTISNLKTKQGNDITKQNIIIVDDTKHSFEISFWDTNVNLIKEEIKENEIYIFTNISIRNWNDMKNGTFGVTSSIEKMETLNEDLKGKCSKILQWYNTSGKYEQFTNMRNILSNDVTQIPDKYYSLSDVNDVLTKISGTYTLVGRIKRIYWKSKENEHRFYYPACTKCKKKLLSSGQDNSLDNNYNDANEEENIVYSCMNCDENNVKPFYNYTFNFLFMDFSGSITLRAFSDEGYNLLGKKAEELKNLDDDTLDYLFNYDFLYKEYKVVVRVNQKVYNGIERVNFTAMRIFPLKHSDISYLLNEIQLLLTNNNATPKNKRALNDDTNDTKKQKI; translated from the exons ATGAGTGAAAACGA cTTACTCTTTCGTATTAGTCAAATAACGACATATGTGAGCAAATGGATAATAAAAGCAAAAGttgtaaataaaacaaaactttcaacttttaaaaataataatagtttttTTAGCATAGATATAACAGACGTACACGGAGATTCTATTTCTTGTAAATTTTGGGGGAGCTCAGCAGATAAATGGTTTAACAatatagaattaaaaaaggtatatattttttcaaaggGAAGAGTATCAATAGCCAATCCAAAATATAATACAGTAAAGCATAAATATGAATTAACTTTCAATGAAGATAGTGAAATTCATGAAGTAAAAGATGAtggagaaataaaaatacaaaaaaaaatatcgcTAGTTAATTTAAGAGATATAAAAATTGCAACTAAAGAAACCCCATTTACTGCTGATTTAATAGGAATAGTAAAGCATATTGGTACTataagtaatttaaaaacaaaGCAAGGTAATGATAtaacaaaacaaaatataattatcgTAGATGATACAAAACATTCTTTCGAAATTTCTTTCTGGGATACTAatgtaaatttaattaaagaagaaataaaagaaaatgaaatatatatctttacTAATATTAGCATAAGAAATTGGAATGATATGAAAAATGGTACTTTTGGAGTTACTAGTTCTATTGAAAAAATGGAAACTTTGAATGAAGACTTAAAGGGAAAATGTTCAAAAATCTTACAATGGTATAATACTAGTGGTAAATATGAACAATTTACAAATATGagaaatattttatctaATGATGTTACTCAAATTCCAGATAAGTATTATTCTTTAAGTGATGTTAACGATGTATTAACTAAAATATCGGGTACTTATACCTTAGTAGgaagaattaaaagaatCTATTGGAAaagtaaagaaaatgaaCACAGATTTTATTATCCTGCTTGCACTAAATGtaagaaaaaattgttatcGAGCGGACAAGATAACAGTTtagataataattataatgatgCTAACGAAGAAGAGAATATTGTCTATTCATGTATGAATTGTGATGAAAATAACGTCAAaccattttataattatacttttaattttcttttcatgGATTTTTCTGGGTCTATTACTCTAAGGGCTTTTTCTGATGAAGGTTATAATTTGTTAGGAAAAAAAgcagaagaattaaaaaacttAGATGATGATACTTtagattatttatttaattatgattttttatataaagaatataaagtTGTTGTTCGTGTTAATCAAAAAGTTTACAATGGTATAGAAAGAGTCAATTTTACAGCAATGAGAATATTTCCATTAAAACATTCTGATATTTCTTATTTGTTAAATGAAATTCAACTACTTCTTACAAATAATAATGCCACtcctaaaaataaaagagcTTTAAATGATGATACAAATGATAccaaaaaacaaaaaatataa